The proteins below are encoded in one region of Knoellia sp. S7-12:
- a CDS encoding ECF transporter S component encodes MATHTTEPAPADASNTTSGGGFLRARSILATRPLMGWRTVDILTITFLGAALGIAFWGWGVFYNGPLSAITFGFAPLGGLFAGPWFLAGVVGGLVVRRPGAALLCEVVAALVSMIPGTEWGATTLVSGIVQGLGTELVFALLGYRAFGIAAAMLAGAMAGPFAAFYESFTWIQDWSFTWKVSYAAVLALSGAVIAGAGGWLLTRALAAAGALNAFPPGQEHRENRAV; translated from the coding sequence ATGGCTACACACACGACGGAGCCGGCACCCGCCGACGCTTCGAACACCACCTCGGGCGGCGGATTCCTGCGCGCCCGAAGCATCCTCGCGACCCGTCCCCTCATGGGGTGGCGGACCGTCGACATCCTCACGATCACCTTCCTCGGCGCCGCCCTCGGCATCGCGTTCTGGGGTTGGGGCGTGTTCTACAACGGGCCGCTGAGTGCCATCACGTTCGGGTTCGCCCCGCTCGGTGGCCTCTTTGCCGGGCCCTGGTTCCTCGCCGGAGTCGTCGGCGGTCTCGTCGTGCGTCGCCCCGGTGCGGCGCTCCTCTGCGAGGTCGTCGCGGCGCTCGTCTCGATGATCCCGGGCACGGAGTGGGGCGCGACGACGCTCGTCTCCGGCATCGTCCAGGGTCTGGGCACCGAGCTCGTCTTCGCACTCCTCGGCTATCGCGCGTTCGGCATCGCCGCCGCCATGCTCGCGGGCGCGATGGCCGGTCCGTTCGCCGCGTTCTATGAGTCGTTCACCTGGATCCAGGACTGGTCCTTCACGTGGAAGGTCTCCTACGCCGCGGTCCTCGCCCTCTCGGGCGCGGTCATCGCCGGTGCCGGTGGCTGGCTGCTCACCCGGGCCCTGGCAGCGGCTGGCGCGCTCAACGCGTTCCCACCCGGCCAGGAGCACCGCGAGAACCGCGCTGTCTGA
- a CDS encoding DUF4235 domain-containing protein, whose translation MGSMVWKILGTGSAILAGIAATKVADQIWQKAGHDTSIDPKDPDSPVMAALAYAALTGLAAGVARTLTTRKAAQFYAKSAGHKPAEITDRNL comes from the coding sequence ATGGGCAGCATGGTGTGGAAAATCCTCGGAACCGGCTCGGCGATCCTGGCCGGAATCGCCGCGACCAAGGTGGCCGACCAGATCTGGCAGAAGGCCGGTCACGACACGTCGATCGACCCCAAGGACCCCGACTCCCCCGTCATGGCGGCGTTGGCGTATGCCGCGCTCACCGGCCTCGCAGCCGGCGTCGCCCGGACGCTCACGACCCGCAAGGCAGCGCAGTTCTATGCGAAGTCGGCCGGTCACAAGCCCGCCGAGATCACCGACCGCAACCTCTGA
- a CDS encoding helix-turn-helix transcriptional regulator: MKRDTTASTTAREILRRARRQQGLTQAELAERAGVSQTVVARYEARQQQPTIAALERLVAACGYQLAWSVRHATDPGAADGAAGKASSERFPGPIGKRLTARLDEVLTLLASAGATDPRLYGGVADGTEAVGCRLLIGVTVPPEADLLPLIAASGHIGLLLGSSVHVLRHTDVAAYGYDDEGIPLVPGTAPAIGTPAR, translated from the coding sequence ATGAAGCGCGACACCACGGCCTCGACAACGGCCCGCGAGATCCTCCGCCGGGCTCGGCGACAGCAGGGCCTCACCCAGGCGGAACTGGCCGAGCGCGCGGGCGTGAGCCAGACCGTCGTCGCGAGATACGAGGCTCGGCAGCAGCAGCCGACGATCGCTGCCCTGGAACGGCTCGTCGCGGCGTGTGGCTATCAGCTCGCGTGGAGTGTGCGTCACGCGACCGACCCAGGTGCTGCGGACGGCGCGGCTGGAAAAGCATCCAGCGAGCGCTTTCCAGGACCGATCGGGAAAAGGCTGACCGCTCGGTTGGACGAGGTTCTCACCTTGCTCGCCTCGGCCGGTGCCACCGATCCCCGTCTCTATGGTGGTGTCGCGGACGGGACCGAGGCGGTCGGCTGCCGACTCCTCATCGGGGTCACGGTGCCGCCAGAGGCAGACCTGCTGCCCCTGATCGCAGCCTCGGGTCACATCGGACTCCTGCTCGGGTCCTCCGTCCACGTTCTGCGGCACACGGATGTGGCGGCATACGGCTACGACGACGAGGGGATACCCCTCGTCCCGGGAACAGCCCCGGCGATCGGGACACCGGCGCGATAG
- the hutI gene encoding imidazolonepropionase: MSDAAATVIVGIGELVTCDGTGDAGLGLRTDAALVIEDGRVAWIGDSISAPDADRRVDLEGRAILPGFVDSHSHLVFDGDRSAEFAARMTGERYDGGGIGVSVAATRGASDDRLRELVAGRVREMRDQGTTTIEIKGGYGLTVEDEARSLRIASEFTTETTFLGAHVVPPEARGDRAAYVDLVTGPMLEACAPYAKWADVFCEPNSPHAFTQDESRAVLTAAREAGLGLRVHGNQLGHGPGVQLAVELGAASVDHCTFLSDADVDSLVGAADTTVATLLPGVEFSTRSPYPDARRLIDAGVSVALATDCNPGTCYSSSMPFVIALAVREMGMTPSEAVWAATAGSAKALRRSDIGHISVGGPADLTVLAAPSHLHLAYRAGVPIAGAVPGTRGIPSSS; encoded by the coding sequence GTGAGTGATGCAGCCGCGACGGTGATCGTCGGGATCGGGGAGCTCGTCACGTGTGACGGCACCGGCGATGCCGGGCTCGGCCTGCGCACCGATGCCGCACTCGTCATCGAGGACGGTCGCGTCGCATGGATCGGCGACTCCATCTCCGCGCCGGACGCGGATCGGCGGGTCGACCTCGAGGGCCGCGCCATCCTCCCCGGGTTCGTCGACAGCCACAGCCACCTCGTCTTCGACGGTGACCGCTCAGCGGAGTTCGCTGCCCGGATGACGGGGGAGCGCTACGACGGTGGCGGTATCGGGGTCTCGGTCGCCGCCACACGCGGCGCCTCCGACGACCGTCTCCGCGAGCTCGTCGCCGGCCGGGTCAGGGAGATGCGTGACCAGGGCACGACGACCATCGAGATCAAGGGTGGCTACGGCCTCACGGTCGAGGACGAAGCCCGCTCCCTGCGCATTGCGAGTGAATTCACCACGGAGACAACATTCCTGGGCGCGCACGTGGTGCCACCGGAAGCGCGGGGTGACCGGGCGGCATACGTCGATCTCGTGACGGGACCAATGCTGGAAGCCTGTGCGCCCTACGCGAAGTGGGCCGACGTCTTCTGTGAGCCGAACTCGCCACACGCCTTCACCCAGGACGAGTCACGAGCGGTCCTCACCGCGGCGCGCGAGGCCGGTCTGGGGCTGCGGGTCCACGGCAACCAGCTCGGTCATGGCCCCGGCGTCCAGCTCGCCGTGGAGCTCGGCGCCGCGAGCGTCGACCACTGCACGTTCCTGTCCGACGCCGACGTCGACTCGTTGGTCGGGGCGGCCGACACGACGGTCGCGACCTTGCTCCCGGGGGTGGAGTTCTCGACCCGCTCGCCCTATCCGGATGCCCGCCGACTCATCGACGCGGGCGTGTCCGTGGCGCTGGCGACCGACTGCAACCCGGGCACGTGCTACTCAAGCTCGATGCCTTTCGTCATCGCGCTGGCCGTCCGCGAGATGGGCATGACGCCGAGCGAAGCCGTGTGGGCGGCGACGGCTGGGTCTGCGAAGGCGCTGAGGCGCAGCGACATCGGGCACATCTCCGTGGGCGGACCAGCCGACCTCACTGTCCTGGCTGCGCCGAGCCACCTGCACCTCGCCTATCGCGCCGGTGTCCCGATCGCCGGGGCTGTTCCCGGGACGAGGGGTATCCCCTCGTCGTCGTAG
- a CDS encoding formimidoylglutamate deiminase: MTTYWCDHAQLPDKVHRGVRLTVADGRFTEVATDTKPRDTDVRLRGVVLPGFANAHSHAFHRMLRGRTHGDGGNFWTWRDQMYAVTSRLDPDTYFALARGVFTEMVASGYTVVGEFHYLHHGPDGKPYDDPNAMGSALIAAAEEAGIRLTLLDTCYLSGGLDSGGHLPLDEVQVRFSDGSVQAWAERVDALQDTAMVRIGAAAHSVRALTGEQLAEFATVVGDRPVHAHVSEQMGENLTTQLVYGASPVEHLTDAGLLGEGFTAVHATHLSDIDLDLMGRSGASACFCPTTERDLADGIGPACELAAQGVPLSLGSDQHAVIDPFEEIRGIEMHERLKSNERGRFGVAALLEMGTAAGYRSLGWDGGRIAVGALADVVAVRTDSRRTGGVAPAQIIFGATGADVTDVIVGGRRIVSSGVHPLGPIDDIVSEAIVAVRRAQ, from the coding sequence GTGACGACCTACTGGTGTGACCATGCGCAACTGCCCGACAAGGTGCATCGCGGGGTGCGGCTCACGGTGGCTGACGGGCGGTTCACCGAGGTCGCCACGGACACCAAGCCGCGTGACACCGATGTCCGACTGCGGGGCGTCGTTCTGCCCGGTTTCGCCAACGCGCACAGTCACGCGTTCCACCGGATGCTCCGTGGACGGACCCACGGGGACGGCGGCAACTTCTGGACGTGGCGAGACCAGATGTATGCCGTCACCTCTCGTCTCGATCCCGACACCTACTTCGCCCTCGCCAGAGGGGTGTTCACCGAGATGGTGGCGTCTGGCTACACCGTGGTCGGCGAGTTTCACTACCTGCATCACGGGCCGGACGGGAAGCCCTACGACGACCCCAACGCCATGGGTTCGGCCCTCATCGCTGCGGCCGAAGAGGCGGGGATCCGGCTCACCCTGCTCGACACCTGCTACCTGTCCGGCGGCCTCGACTCCGGTGGGCACCTGCCGCTCGACGAAGTGCAGGTCCGGTTCTCCGACGGGTCCGTGCAGGCGTGGGCCGAGCGCGTGGATGCGCTGCAGGACACTGCAATGGTGCGCATCGGTGCCGCCGCCCACTCGGTGCGCGCCCTGACTGGTGAGCAGCTCGCGGAATTCGCCACAGTTGTCGGCGACCGGCCCGTCCACGCCCACGTGAGTGAGCAGATGGGCGAGAACCTCACGACGCAGCTCGTCTATGGCGCCAGCCCGGTCGAGCACCTCACCGACGCCGGGCTGCTGGGGGAGGGCTTCACTGCCGTCCACGCGACGCACCTGTCCGACATAGACCTCGACCTCATGGGGCGCTCGGGCGCCAGTGCCTGCTTCTGCCCGACCACCGAGCGTGACCTCGCCGACGGGATCGGACCCGCCTGCGAGCTCGCGGCACAGGGCGTGCCGCTCAGCCTCGGCTCCGACCAGCACGCCGTCATCGACCCCTTCGAGGAGATCCGCGGCATCGAGATGCACGAGCGGCTCAAGAGCAACGAGCGCGGACGCTTCGGTGTCGCCGCGCTGCTCGAGATGGGCACGGCGGCGGGCTATCGCAGCCTCGGTTGGGACGGAGGCCGCATCGCAGTCGGTGCCCTGGCCGACGTCGTCGCGGTGCGCACGGACAGCCGCCGCACCGGTGGCGTTGCTCCCGCCCAGATCATCTTCGGAGCGACCGGCGCGGACGTCACCGATGTCATCGTCGGTGGGCGTCGCATCGTCTCCAGCGGGGTCCACCCGCTCGGACCCATCGACGACATCGTCTCCGAGGCCATCGTCGCCGTGAGGAGAGCGCAGTGA